Proteins from a single region of Nomia melanderi isolate GNS246 chromosome 11, iyNomMela1, whole genome shotgun sequence:
- the Rab9 gene encoding RAS oncogene family member Rab9 yields MSANSSTTTSTPRGGNLQNRNSQRSTLLKVVILGDGGVGKSCLMNRFVSNHFDEHSFHTIGVEFLNKDIEINGEAYTLQIWDTAGQERFKTLRTPFYRGSDICLLTYAVDDRTSFKNLALWRSEFLYYADVQEGSTFPFIVVGNKVDVPDSEKQVSTEEAQAWCAQNGDPPLVETSAKDATNVEAAFGAAVAAWAQLEARLERPLVEDTVDLSKQQSPHRSSCCMPVSGAE; encoded by the exons ATGTCAGCAAACAGTTCTACCACAACAAGTACACCAAGAGGTGGAAATCTACAAAACCGTAATTCTCAGAGATCAACACTATTGAAAGTAGTGATTTTGGGCGATGGTGGTGTAGGAAAGTCATGTCTTATGAACAGATTtgtgtcaaatcatttcgaTGAGCATAGTTTTCATACTATTGGCGTGGAGTTTTTAAACAAAGACATTGAGATTAATGGAGAAGCATATACGCTTCAAATATGGGATACAGCAGGTCAAGAGAGATTTAAGACTCTTAGAACTCCCTTTTATAGAGGCTCTGACATTTGTCTGTTGACCTATGCAGTTGACGACAGGACAAGCTTTAAAAATTTAGCACTTTGGAGATCTGAATTTCTTTATTATGCAGACGTACAAGAAGGATCAACATTTCCATTTATAGTTGTTGGCAATAAA GTGGATGTTCCAGATTCTGAGAAACAAGTTTCCACAGAAGAAGCTCAAGCTTGGTGTGCACAGAATGGAGATCCTCCATTAGTAGAAACATCTGCAAAAGATGCAACCAATGTTGAAGCAGCATTTGGTGCAGCTGTCGCTGCTTGGGCACAATTAGAAGCTAGATTAGAGCGTCCATTAGTAGAAGATACGGTTGATCTTTCGAAACAACAATCTCCTCATCGTTCGAGTTGTTGTATGCCAGTGTCTGGTGCTGAGTAG
- the LOC116434837 gene encoding pseudouridylate synthase TRUB2, mitochondrial: protein MNLMKPTIQKYVNDASSVYKGLNGLFLVYKPPLIPFGQVRATVILKLANELNNMYVRPPVKYVSIDGPTNMPLKVVVRDSYADNPLVVGPRYQNQDFRLSCTKLMDKDASGVVICGINDGNSMIRKIRESKSTRFYKVTGKFGIATNNYFWTGKVIEKSTYNHIRRGHIDKLCSAMQSSHQRKMFELCGVDMQSQTAYELATKGLLRPLDSKIPMLYTIRCIDFSPPEFTLEIVCVNEYEMYLKTIIHDIGMQLQSTATCTNILCIQDGLFTLQDALLKKHWNLTNILNSIRFCRRILINNEHLWNQESPTLIEHKSNTESVENF from the exons atgaatttgatGAAGCCTACgatacaaaaatatgtaaatgatgCAAGTTCGGTATATAAAGGATTAAATGGATTATTTCTTGTTTACAAGCCTCCGCTTATACCTTTTGGACAAGTGAGAGCAACAGTGATTCTGAAATTGGCTAACG aattaaataatatgtatgtaAGACCTCCAGTTAAATATGTATCTATAGATGGTCCTACAAATATGCCATTAAAGGTTGTTGTGCGTGATAGTTATGCGGATAATCCATTAGTAGTAGGACCTAGATATCAGAACCAAGACTTTAGATTATCATGCACAAAATTAATGGACAAAGATGCAAGTGGAGTTGTAATTTGTGGTATTAATGATGGAAACAGTATGATACGAAAAATAAGAGAATCTAAGAGCACAAGATTCTATAAGGTAACAGGAAAGTTTGGTATAGCAACAAACAATTACTTTTGGACTGGAAAAGTAATAGAAAAATCTACATATAATCACATAAGACGTGGTCATATTGATAAGTTGTGCAGTGCGATGCAATCTTCTcatcaaagaaaaatgtttga ATTGTGTGGAGTAGATATGCAATCTCAAACAGCATATGAATTGGCAACAAAAGGTCTACTAAGACCATTAGATTCTAAAATTCCAATGTTATACACAATTAGATGTATAGATTTTTCTCCTCCCGAATTTACATTGG aaattgtttgtgtaaatgaatatgaaatgtACCTGAAAACCATAATCCACGACATAGGAATGCAACTTCAAAGTACAGCCACTTGTACTAATATTCTTTGTATTCAAGATGGTTTATTCACTTTACAAGAtgcattattaaaaaaacattggAACCTGACGAACATTTTGAATAGTATAAGATTTTGTCGAcgaattcttataaataatgaacatttgtgGAACCAGGAAAGTCCTACCTTAATAGAACATAAGTCAAATACTGAATCTGTggaaaacttttaa
- the Nup214 gene encoding nuclear pore complex protein Nup214: protein MKTAPDPKDVQEFQFKQSHTSQILDAYTYVPSACNLITSDKKRGLLYVGQNNKIVVLKPGEDNDPEWKIEVDTTIIVCKLTLSCDCSYLAVVPQGPSVLIYDVQALIKSNLHLLHEIRISTSNTEVFVKDVQWNPTVPGMLCTVASDYTVGSFQIKEEKTIELKALEKLNGLEALCAAWSPKGKQIVIGCKNGSIVQLKPDLKVARTIPGPTPYIGEVVSILWISNYQFCAAYLSSDQRINVLIVDAPKGEANGIFTCYEDITYGAVDTEGEGMVTRYYFDHVPEWGLIIAASSNSSEIAVLGSTDGGTTWNQWQLVDSGRAELPLICTTESYPVGLAIDRSPVRKLPWGADSILPNPVPILHILSTSGQLCSFHMVNLTSNCPAINSPPSEIVAPPPQQLNALPTDTSFLVNGIITSTPRPKQAENVSERPKPTPTGNIFDKFLKGNGPLQQLPVEKKQQEQKPESASTEVKAEVSKETHLQEPVKPDIKLAPVKETILQEPVEQKPTIEDESRDIRAYMEEHNLFEKELRNRLELQTWECGTEEERRKLIDTSIIIDQFLRELRETTNSLSSDIAYLKALLLQSFAWVEETKSKNAASMDFTARNCRDNNKVSDLQKLYYYTQTQLAQASKILDLEWSDHKTQEMTRMKIPHLELVYQNLILHNKIIQEEKGKVQQLKKQWKLLARNNNIFGLNRSLSNLSITSSKSSVSLPRNAGIIEARCKAIASKTLSFTQGKQIKLRDYLSSSTPRIIKPMNPSPIQHRLEATLSSLASLNTTPIETKSKVEPLVSKQTPVVKQANEKPKQQSPLASLNSFVARIGTNEITSVPMQNKAQIKQPIYATTFPVAAGAKSSQTEKKLSSPVTTVTAHQTSKSNDTITFNQVNTSTHNVSSSMKSFPKVDSITFGTPIQKSEESTVQKFTSKETGAKPNKESILNTDSPKVETILFNTGTLKDVLSTDTSSGKMQGINLNASLKFGLAAATATTTITTPAKPEAAATFSFATPSTVPTSVKSTSQTVMPQTTVAQTFSFASKPSTPTSPFNLKIPSTTALQSQESLNLPGLLTGLQTNNQTSVSTNNLNTDTKFNYKPTFGASGFPMSLGQMSIGLTSGTPTTETVTTTPSVTIEKIPSTESKIPVFPSTAQASPTAVATTTAASLFGNQTSVSGISMFGGMSSTTPSTSTFTVTTSGTGFGSQTTTSSPMSIFSGFKATPTTSTPTTTVPTTSSTVSSFQASLSKPTYGETATSLSPSSPVTASSSTASTLTFDNSTTTSVTSVFGKSPALTMNAQFPSTPTVSSAANTFGKPIISPASMPFGSSTNTSIFGAMPTTSANSSIFSGSNTNSIFGTNTQASPSGSIFGGNSSSMNSFGIPSKPLFDTNTQKSGSIFDGTPNSGSTSFFGGGTTNTAPGTSSPGSTSIFGASASPLGMEQPALGAQPAFGQAPAFGSKPVFGSAPTFGSTKPIFGDTFGSAAFGTAATPPAFGSPPPPMGAAPTPMDNNMSKVFGNVGGNNTFETLATQSGELSFSSLAQKSSEPDKPPSFNSGSSFSSWR, encoded by the exons ATGAAAACTGCGCCTGATCCAAAAGACGTCCAG gaatttcaatttaaacaatCGCATACTTCCCAAATTTTAGATGCGTATACATATGTACCAAGTGCTTGCAATCTAATTACATCAGACAAGAAAAGAGGTTTATTATATGTAGGtcaaaacaataaaatagttgtattaaAGCCAGGAGAAGACAATGATCCAGAATGGAAGATAGAAGTTGATACAACAATAATTGTTTGTAAATTAACGCTAAGCTGTGATTGTTCTTACTTAGCAGTAGTACCACAAGGACCTTCGGTTTTAATTTATGATGTTCAAGCCCTTATTAAAAGT aatttacatttattacacgAAATTAGAATATCTACTTCGAACACTGAAGTCTTTGTGAAGGATGTACAATGGAATCCAACTGTCCCAGGAATGTTATGTACTGTAGCTAGTGATTATACGGTTGGTAGTTTTCAAATAAAGGAGGAAAAGACGATAGAGTTGAAAgctttagaaaaattaaatggaTTGGAAGCCTTGTGTGCAGCCTGGAGTccaaaaggaaaacaaatagttATTGGCTGCAAAAATGGAAGCATTGTACAATTGAAGCCGGACCTAAAAGTAGCTAGAACAATTCCTGGTCCTACTCCATATATTGGAGAAGTTGTCTCTATTTTATGGATTAGTAATTACCAGTTTTGCGCTGCTTACTTAAGTAGTGATCAGAGGATAAATGTTCTTATCGTTGATGCTCCTAAAGGTGAAGCAAATGGCATTTTCACATGTTACGAAGATATCACATATGGAGCAGTGGATACAGAAGGAGAAGGAATGGTTACACGTTATTATTTTGATCATGTGCCAGAATGGGGTTTAATCATTGCTGCTAGTAGTAACAGCAGTGAAATAGCTGTGTTAGGATCTACAGATGGAGGCACTACTTGGAATCAATGGCAATTAGTTGATAGCGGCAGGGCTGAATTACCATTAATTTGTACCACAGAGAGCTATCCAGTAGGCTTAGCCATAGACAGATCTCCTGTCCGAAAATTACCATGGGGAGCTGATTCTATTTTGCCTAATCCAGTTCCTATACTACATATTCTATCAACATCTGGACAACTGTGTAGCTTTCATATGGTAAACTTGACCTCCAATTGTCCTGCCATTAATTCTCCTCCTTCAGAAATTGTTGCACCACCACCTCAACAATTGAATGCTCTTCCAACAGACACATCTTTTCTTGTGAATGGTATAATAACAAGTACTCCACGCCCAAAACAAGCAGAAAATGTTTCTGAACGTCCAAAACCAACTCCTACAGGAAATATCTTCGACAAATTTTTGAAAGGAAATGGCCCCTTACAACAACTCCCAGTTGAGAAAAAACAGCAGGAACAGAAACCAGAAAGTGCAAGTACCGAAGTTAAAGCAGAAGTATCAAAAGAAACACACTTGCAAGAACCTGTTAAGCCAGATATTAAATTAGCACCAGTTAAGGAAACAATTCTACAAGAACCTGTAGAGCAAAAACCAACTATTGAAGATGAGAGCAGGGATATTCGTGCTTACATGGAAGagcataatttatttgaaaaggAATTGCGGAACAGATTGGAACTACAAACTTGGGAATGTGGCACAGAAGAGGAACGTCGTAAACTTATAGACACATCTATTATAATAGACCAGTTTCTCAGAGAACTTAGAGAAACGACAAATAGTTTATCCAGCGATATCGCGTATTTAAAAGCGTTATTGTTACAATCGTTTGCTTGGGTTGAAGAAACTAAGTCAAAGAATGCGGCTAGCATGGATTTTACCGCTAGAAATTGCAGGGataataacaaagtatctgATCTACAGAAGCTGTATTATTATACTCAAACACAACTTGCTCAAGCTAGTAAAATTTTAGACTTGGAATGGTCAGATCATAAGACTCAAGAAATGACGCGAATGAAGATTCCTCATTTAGAGTTGGTGTATCAGAATCttatattgcataataaaatcattcaagAAGAGAAAGGCAAAGTACAACAACTAAAAAAACAGTGGAAACTACTTGctcgtaataataatatctttgGATTAAATCGTTCACTGTCGAATTTAAGTATTACATCATCCAAGTCATCTGTTTCTCTGCCAAGAAACGCAGGAATTATAGAAGCACGTTGCAAAGCTATTGCTTCTAAAACTTTGAGTTTCACTCAAGGGAAGCAAATTAAACTGAGAGACTATTTATCTTCTTCCACGCCAAGAATTATAAAACCTATGAATCCGTCACCTATTCAACATCGTTTAGAGGCAACTTTGTCTTCTCTAGCTTCATTAAATACTACACCCATTGAAACTAAAAGCAAGGTGGAACCGCTTGTTTCGAAACAGACTCCGGTTGTTAAACAGGCAAATGAGAAACCAAAACAACAAAGTCCTCTAGCTTCTCTGAATAGTTTCGTAGCGAGAATCGGTACAAACGAAATAACTAGCGTGCCAATGCAAAATAAAGCACAGATAAAACAACCTATTTATGCTACAACATTTCCTGTTGCCGCTGGAGCTAAATCTTCACAGACAGAGAAGAAATTAAGTTCACCGGTGACAACTGTTACTGCCCACCAAACAAGTAAATCAAATGATACTATTACATTTAATCAAGTTAATACTTCAACTCATAATGTATCTAGTTCAATGAAGTCTTTCCCTAAAGTTGATTCTATTACATTTGGTACACCAATACAAAAGTCTGAGGAATCCACTGTACAGAAATTTACATCTAAAGAAACTGGTGCCAAACCTAATaaagaaagtatattaaatactgACTCCCCCAAAgtagaaactattttatttaatactggCACATTGAAAGATGTATTATCAACAGACACATCATCAGGCAAAATGCAAGGAATTAATTTAAACGCTTCATTGAAATTTGGACttgcagcagcaacagcaacgacTACAATAACAACACCAGCGAAACCTGAAGCAGCAGCTACATTTAGTTTTGCCACTCCAAGTACTGTTCCGACATCTGTAAAGAGTACTTCACAGACTGTTATGCCACAAACAACAGTTGCACAAACGTTTTCTTTTGCTTCAAAACCATCAACTCCTACAAGTCCATTTAACTTGAAAATACCGTCGACAACAGCACTTCAATCACAGGAATCATTAAATCTACCAGGTCTTCTTACAGGACTGCAAACCAATAATCAAACTTCTGTGTCTACCAACAATCTTAATACGGATACAAAGTTCAATTACAAACCGACATTTGGAGCATCTGGTTTTCCAATGTCGTTAGGACAAATGTCTATTGGTCTTACAAGTGGAACTCCTACAACAGAAACTGTCACCACTACCCCATCAGTCACCATTGAAAAAATACCTTCTACAGAATCGAAAATTCCTGTTTTCCCAAGTACAGCGCAAGCTTCGCCTACCGCTGTCGCTACAACTACTGCTGCTTCTTTATTTGGCAATCAGACAAGTGTTTCAGGCATTTCTATGTTTGGAGGAATGTCAAGTACTACACCAAGTACTTCTACTTTTACTGTTACAACAAGTGGTACAGGATTTGGAAGTCAAACTACGACATCATCACCTATGTCTATATTTTCTGGTTTCAAGGCCACTCCAACAACTAGTACACCAACAACTACGGTTCCAACAACATCTAGTACAGTTTCTTCGTTTCAAGCTTCCTTATCAAAACCTACTTATGGAGAAACAGCTACAAGTTTGTCCCCGTCGAGTCCTGTCACTGCTAGTAGCAGCACTGCATCTACATTAACCTTCGATAATTCGACAACCACTTCTGTTACTTCAGTTTTTGGAAAATCACCTGCTCTCACGATGAACGCTCAATTCCCAAGTACACCGACAGTTTCCTCTGCAGCGAATACTTTTGGGAAACCGATCATCAGTCCTGCGTCTATGCCCTTTGGAAGTTCTACAAACACGTCCATATTTGGCGCTATGCCAACAACATCAGCAAATAGTTCCATCTTCAGTGGAAGTAATACCAATTCAATTTTTGGCACAAACACTCAAGCGTCTCCTTCTGGTTCCATCTTTGGAGGAAATTCATCTTCGATGAACAGCTTTGGTATACCTTCGAAGCCCCTTTTTGACACTAATACTCAAAAGTCTGGCTCGATATTCGATGGAACTCCAAACTCGGGATCAACATCATTCTTTGGTGGTGGTACGACTAATACCGCACCAGGTACATCTTCTCCTGGGTCTACATCCATATTTGGAGCTAGTGCTTCACCGTTGGGTATGGAGCAGCCTGCATTAGGTGCACAACCTGCGTTTGGACAAGCACCTGCATTCGGTTCTAAACCAGTATTTGGATCAGCGCCGACATTTGGCTCTACAAAACCAATTTTTGGTGATACGTTTGGATCAGCAGCGTTTGGAACAGCTGCAACTCCCCCAG CTTTCGGAAGTCCACCACCACCCATGGGAGCTGCTCCAACTCCTATGGATAATAATATGTCGAAAGTTTTTGGAAATGTGGGAGGTAACAACACATTTGAAACCCTAGCTACTCAATCAGGTGAacttagttttagtagtttagCTCAAAAGAGTTCAGAACCTGATAAACCTCCATCATTCAATAG CGGAAGCTCCTTCTCAAGTTGGCGGTAG
- the drosha gene encoding ribonuclease 3 drosha — protein MANPPTNVGQSYFWNSGVSQSQNMGYYSVPPPNFPPPNFRQPPPSYNMPVSTLPENKPTNFISSYQSMTCYRNEVPNSYSDTSYQNQTQPQCNNQNYGLPGYSQPAAGNFNSNWEERSTYHNSTSSEWSSNSYTCEWNKLQDNKSSWYETNKVQEDNRKSVYDKSNDSVKSKRSEWKFRDKEPSSCHISSRKRSRSPENRSRSNRSPYKSRYDSQRDRYSKYHSNRSSSKERSHNEDSSDRRSSYKRNFTYVSRSQRSYTSHRSRKRSRSLESYSSRASSPNNSTSSKRDPTERELLLEKYRQNYCATSKDMERKMDELSAMGPEGIIENARKVWTRTAPADLYYSRDDDNPKIMKGTSKLHELCELFKKILMDRATSAKALQPPYEPPPRKTRARLCRHKSEVCSSSSSDSDSSMDEDDRTMEELMAKKQHPQRLHPEMWFNDPGEMNDGPLCRCSAKSRRSGIRHGIYAGEGAINKCDLNSTNADKLYHYRITISPPTNFLTKTPTIIKHDEHEFIFEGFSMLSHFPLVKLPTCKVIRFNIEYTILYIDEKLPENFTIQELDYFQTYLFKEILELVDFDLQAAQDKSGCGQFHFMPRFVRDLADNGQEILSMNEVLNYLIKSSKLLIDPEDLPRLVEMPQYKWQNFADEVKGMIVTYPGKKPCSVRVDQLDRNQTDQSPGVIAYPEIVHFGIRPPQLSYAGNADYQKAWRDYVKFRHLLANMPKPSFEDKRKLEAKENKLQELRTQSKMKRDVTVDVSSEGFYRTGIMCDIVQHAMLIPVLVCHLRFHKSLDNLERTLGYEFKNRYLLQLALTHPSYRENFGTNPDHARNSLTNCGIRQPEYGDRRIHYMNTRKRGINTLINIMSRFGARTETESSIAHNERLEFLGDAVVEFLTSIHLFYMFPDLEEGGLATYRAAIVQNQHLAVLAKKLNLEEYMLYAHGSDLCHDLELRHAMANCFEALMGSLFLDGGIEVADRVFGETLFKDEEDLMKVWVNYPKHPLQEQEPTGDRQWIPSFELLQKLTKFEESIGIEFTHIRLLARAFTDRSIGYTNLTLGSNQRLEFLGDTVLQLIVSEYLYKYFPEHHEGHLSLLRSSLVNNKTQAVVCDDLGMIQYALYGNPKAELKTKDRADLLEAFLGALYVDKGLEYCHVFCDVCFFPRLQDFIMNQDWNDPKSKLQQCCLTLRTMDGGEPDIPVYKVIECKGPTNTRVYTVAVYFQGKRLAKASGHSIQEAEMNSAKEALEKSQDLFPQLDHQKRVIAKSMKMQQWPNKHKSRGRSMKPTDKHDDIDSNPRSKRSRSET, from the exons ATGGCAAATCCTCCCACAAATGTTGGCCAATCTTACTTTTGGAATTCAGGAGTCTCACAATCACAAAACATGGGGTACTATTCTGTGCCTCCTCCAAATTTTCCACCTCCAAACTTTAGGCAACCACCGCCGTCTTATAATATGCCTGTTTCCACTTTACCTGAGAATAAACCAACCAACTTCATATCTTCGTATCAGTCTATGACATGTTATCGAAATGAAGTTCCAAATTCTTATTCTGATACCTCTTACCAAAATCAAACACAGCCACAATGTAACAATCAAAACTATGGTCTTCCTGGTTATTCTCAACCAGCAGCgggaaattttaattcaaattgggAGGAGAGATCTACGTATCACAACAGTACCAGCAGTGAATGGAGTTCTAATAGTTATACATGTGAGTGGAACAAGTTACAAGATAATAAAAGTTCTTggtatgaaacaaataaagtGCAAGAGGATAACAGGAAATCTGTGTATGATAAATCTAACGACTCTGTAAAAAGTAAGAGATCCGAATGGAAATTTAGAGATAAAGAGCCTTCTAGTTGTCATATAAGTAGTAGGAAACGTTCTAGAAGTCCAGAGAATAGATCTAGATCTAATAGATCACCATATAAATCACGATATGATTCTCAGAGAGATAGGTATTCAAAGTATCATAGCAATAGATCAAGTTCTAAAGAGCGGTCACACAATGAAGACTCTTCTGATAGAAGATCATCCTATAAAAGGAATTTTACATATGTGTCACGTTCCCAAAGATCATATACAAGTCATAGAAGCAGGAAGAGATCAAGATCATTAGAATCTTACTCGTCTAGAGCTAGTAGTCCAAATAATAGTACTTCTAGTAAGAGGGATCCAACAGAAAGAGAGTTACTACTTGAGAAATATAG GCAGAATTATTGTGCAACTAGCAAAGATATGGAAAGAAAAATggatgaattatctgcaatggGACCCGAAGGAATAATAGAAAATGCAAGAAAAGTTTGGACACGTACTGCACcagcagatttatattattctagGGATGATGACAACCCAAAAATAATGAAAGGCACATCAAAATTGCATGAATTatgtgaattatttaaaaaaatattgatggaCAGAGCTACATCTGCAAAAGCTTTACAG CCTCCTTATGAACCACCACCAAGAAAAACTAGAGCACGTTTATGTAGGCATAAATCAGAGGTTTGCAGCAGCTCTTCTTCTGATAGTGACAGTTCAATGGATGAAGATGATAGAACAATGGAAGAGTTAATGGCAAAGAAACAACACCCACAACGATTACATCCGGAAATGTGGTTTAATGATCCAGGAGAA ATGAATGATGGACCATTATGTAGGTGTAGTGCAAAGTCAAGGAGATCTGGAATTCGTCATGGCATTTATGCTGGAGAAGGTGCAATAAACAAATGTGATCTAAACTCAACCAATGCAGATAAATTGTACCATTACCGAATAACAATTAGTCCGCCAACAAATTTCCTTACTAAAACGCCGACAATTATCAAGCATGACGaacatgaatttatattcgaaGGATTTTCTATGCTTTCTCACTTCCCTCTTGTAAAATTGCCAACTTGCAAagtaataagatttaatatagaatatacgaTTCTGTATATAGATGAAAAATTACCAGAAAATTTTACCATTCAAGAACTGGATTATTTTC AAacgtatttatttaaagaaatattggaACTAGTTGATTTCGATTTACAAGCAGCGCAAGATAAATCTGGCTGTGGACAGTTTCATTTTATGCCAAGATTTGTACGTGACTTAGCAGATAATGGACAAGAAATCCTATCTATGAACGaggttttaaattatttaataaaaagtagTAAACTGTTAATAGATCCAGAAGATTTACCTAGGTTAGTGGAGATGCCACAATATAAATGGCAAAATTTTGCGGATGAAGTGAAAGGTATGATAGTTACATACCCTGGAAAAAAGCCTTGCAGCGTTCGCGTGGATCAATTAGACAGGAATCAAACTGATCAATCTCCCGGTGTAATTGCTTATCccgaaattgttcatttcggaATCAGACCTCCTCAACTTAGCTATGCAGGAAACGCAGA TTACCAAAAAGCATGGAGGGATTATGTAAAATTTCGTCACTTACTAGCCAACATGCCAAAACCATCGTTCGAAGATAAAAGGAAGTTAGAAGCGAAGGAGAATAAACTACAAGAATTAAGAACGCAAAGTAAAATGAAGCGCGACGTTACCGTAGACGTTAGTTCTGAGGGATTTTACAGGACTGGAATAATGTGTGATATAGTACAGCACGCCATGTTAATCCCTGTACTTGTCTGTCATTTGAGATTTCATAAATCCCTGGATAATTTAGAACGTACATTAGGATATGAATTTAAGAATAGGTATCTTCTTCAATTAGCGTTAACGCATCCTAGTTACCGCGAGAACTTCGGTACAAATCCAGACCATGCTCGAAATTCTTTGACCAATTGTGGAATAAGACAACCCGAGTATGGTGATCGTCGAATTCATTACATGAATACACGTAAACGCGGTATCAATACATTGATTAATATAATGTCAAGATTTGGCGCGAGGACGGAAACCGAATCTTCAATAGCGCACAACGAAAGATTGGAATTCTTGGGAGACGCGGTAGTTGAATTTCTTACGTcgattcatttgttttatatgtttcccGATTTGGAGGAAGGTGGCTTAGCAACTTACAGAGCAGCAATTGTACAAAATCAGCATCTTGCTGTGTTAGCAAAGAAATTGAACTTAGAAGAATACATGCTCTATGCTCATGGCAGTGATCTTTGTCATGATTTGGAATTAAGGCATGCTATGGCTAATTGTTTTGAGGCATTAATGGGTTCATTGTTCCTTGACGGAGGCATAGAAGTAGCTGATAGAGTATTCGGAGAAACGCTATTTAAAGACGAAGAAGATCTTATGAAAGTTTGGGTGAATTATCCTAAGCATCCTTTGCAAGAGCAAGAACCGACAGGCGACAGACAATGGATACCGAGTTTTGAATTGTTACAA aaattaacaaaatttgaaGAATCCATTGGCATAGAGTTCACTCATATACGTCTTTTAGCAAGAGCATTTACTGATCGCAGTATAGGATATACGAATTTAACATTAGGTTCTAATCAACGTTTAGAATTTTTAGGGGACACTGTATTACAACTCATAGTTTCAGAGTACTTATACAAATACTTTCCAGAACATCACGAGGGTCACCTATCt CTTCTACGAAGTTCCCTTGTGAATAATAAAACGCAAGCCGTTGTCTGTGATGACTTAGGAATGATTCAGTATGCACTTTATGGTAACCCCAAAGCTGAATTAAAAACAAAGGATAGAGCTGACTTATTGGAAGCATTTTTGGGGGCCCTTTATGTTGACAAAGGTTTAGAGTATTGTCATGTTTTCTGCGATGTATGCTTCTTCCCACGATTACAAGATTTTATTATGAATCAAGATTGGAATGATCCAAAGAGTAAATTACAGCAGTGTTGTTTAACACTGAGAACAATGGATGGCGGAGAACCTGATATTCCTGTGTACAA agTAATTGAATGTAAAGGTCCAACAAATACAAGAGTGTATACTGTTGCTGTGTATTTCCAAGGGAAACGATTGGCAAAAGCATCAGGTCATAGTATACAAGAAGCAGAAATGAATTCAGCCAAAGAGGCTCTAGAAAAGTCGCAAG ATTTGTTCCCGCAGTTGGATCATCAAAAACGTGTTATAGCTAAAAGCATGAAAATGCAACAATGGCCAAATAAGCATAAATCTAGAGGAAGGTCCATGAAACCTACAGACAAACATGATGATATTGATTCGAATCCACGTTCCAAAAGAAGTCGTAGTGAAACATAA